In Acidaminococcales bacterium, one genomic interval encodes:
- a CDS encoding YezD family protein — translation MNRGKPGVNEDAPVNPELMDQIIDMAQTINFGHITLISQNFRLIQIERNEKIRIGEQSKAKEKDKNEVFPNHAGICRKIQQQFRGLEYGQIVIVVNNGIVVRIERIEKQRFSDFTGLDGEGI, via the coding sequence GTGAATCGGGGGAAACCGGGAGTTAACGAAGATGCGCCTGTCAATCCGGAATTAATGGATCAAATAATTGACATGGCGCAAACGATTAATTTTGGTCATATTACGCTGATAAGCCAGAATTTTCGCCTTATTCAAATTGAACGCAATGAAAAGATCCGCATTGGCGAGCAAAGCAAAGCCAAAGAAAAGGACAAAAATGAAGTTTTTCCCAACCATGCCGGAATTTGCCGGAAAATACAGCAGCAGTTTCGCGGTTTGGAGTACGGACAGATCGTCATAGTGGTAAACAATGGCATCGTTGTACGCATAGAACGCATTGAAAAACAAAGATTTTCCGATTTTACGGGGCTTGACGGCGAGGGGATATGA
- a CDS encoding ABC transporter permease subunit → MYAKFIPAASAALTLIIHAGVPNSAKYMHGKLPYLKILLLVILAATVISIILSRFNPQFGEKYAYKSRFVGAALLFVCLYNVITVKLMLLPAIYFPAIDVILRVFVEEWAFLLKCLAYSFRLLLIGFVLGASTGIATGIMVGWSKQWSYWIHPLIRLIGPIPSTAWIPIALVSFANSFQASIFLIALAVWFPTTVLTSSGIYNVKNAYFEVASTLGANSFQKIFKIALPDAMPSIFVGIFNGTCASFLTLMTAEMMGVKFGIGWYINWQREMMSYANVYAGLITIAVSFSFIITVMFKVRDKTLGWQKGIIKW, encoded by the coding sequence TTGTACGCTAAATTCATTCCCGCCGCGAGCGCGGCGCTGACGCTAATCATACACGCCGGCGTGCCCAACAGCGCGAAATACATGCACGGCAAGTTGCCATACCTTAAAATACTGCTGCTTGTCATTCTCGCCGCAACTGTCATCAGCATAATTTTGTCGCGCTTCAATCCGCAGTTTGGCGAAAAATACGCCTACAAGTCGCGATTTGTCGGGGCGGCGCTCTTGTTTGTCTGCCTTTACAACGTCATAACCGTCAAGCTCATGCTTTTGCCGGCTATTTACTTTCCGGCCATTGACGTGATATTGCGCGTGTTCGTTGAGGAATGGGCGTTTTTGCTTAAATGCCTCGCCTATTCTTTCCGGCTTTTGCTCATCGGCTTTGTGCTCGGCGCCAGCACCGGCATAGCGACAGGCATCATGGTCGGTTGGAGCAAACAATGGAGTTATTGGATCCACCCTTTGATCCGGTTGATCGGCCCCATCCCTTCCACCGCCTGGATACCTATCGCGCTCGTCAGTTTTGCCAACTCCTTTCAGGCCAGCATCTTCCTGATCGCTTTGGCGGTATGGTTTCCCACTACCGTACTCACCAGCTCCGGCATTTACAATGTAAAGAACGCCTATTTTGAGGTCGCCAGCACGCTCGGCGCCAATTCCTTCCAGAAAATATTCAAGATCGCCCTGCCGGACGCCATGCCCAGCATCTTCGTAGGCATTTTCAACGGAACCTGTGCCTCTTTCCTCACGCTCATGACCGCCGAAATGATGGGGGTGAAATTCGGCATAGGCTGGTACATCAACTGGCAAAGGGAAATGATGTCTTACGCCAATGTATATGCCGGGCTTATAACCATCGCCGTCAGTTTTTCCTTCATTATTACTGTCATGTTCAAAGTGCGCGACAAAACCTTGGGTTGGCAGAAAGGG